Proteins encoded in a region of the Bacillus horti genome:
- a CDS encoding YheC/YheD family protein, whose protein sequence is MKKAHLGILVRYQSTTKHPPFIEQSYFKNLSIYGEKTGVTVTVFSPLFMDWKAKKVQGYRYNQKKKIWEKGDYPVPHILYDRIAYSNRSQIRMHHAAITRLVQNRNISLLGRGLPGKWNVYNMVKDIPEIKSFLPETILYQPDLNWEAKLQEHTSIFFKPASGSNGKGVFRVWTVNQQVLIQGRNKANKVFQRTFPSVKKANEWIKSFMSSRSYIIQPYLQLDSTEGHPFDLRILLQKDEHGQWRETGRAARIGQKFTLTSNIKGGGTALEANYLLNQFFAPTQVKQINQDISTILKHVPKNLEERHGQLIELGVDLGVDRSGHVWILEVNSKPGRESLKLSKNLKAYQASIQSPINYACFIASQSGGNVV, encoded by the coding sequence ATGAAAAAAGCTCACCTAGGTATTTTAGTTCGTTATCAATCTACAACTAAGCATCCTCCATTTATAGAGCAATCCTATTTCAAAAATCTATCTATTTATGGAGAAAAAACAGGAGTGACGGTTACGGTATTTTCCCCTCTTTTTATGGATTGGAAAGCAAAAAAGGTTCAAGGCTATCGCTACAACCAGAAAAAGAAGATCTGGGAAAAGGGTGACTACCCCGTACCCCATATTTTATATGATCGTATTGCTTATTCCAATCGATCTCAAATTAGAATGCACCATGCTGCTATTACAAGGCTAGTTCAAAATAGAAATATTTCTTTACTCGGGAGAGGTCTTCCAGGCAAATGGAATGTCTACAACATGGTCAAAGATATCCCGGAAATCAAATCTTTTTTACCTGAAACCATTCTTTATCAACCAGACCTTAATTGGGAAGCAAAGCTGCAGGAGCATACATCTATCTTTTTCAAGCCAGCCTCAGGAAGCAACGGAAAAGGGGTATTCAGAGTATGGACAGTAAATCAGCAGGTTTTGATCCAAGGGAGAAATAAAGCCAACAAAGTATTCCAAAGGACCTTTCCTTCCGTTAAGAAGGCCAATGAGTGGATTAAAAGCTTTATGAGTTCTAGAAGCTATATTATCCAACCTTATTTACAATTAGACTCTACGGAAGGGCACCCTTTTGATCTAAGGATACTTCTGCAAAAGGATGAGCATGGACAATGGAGAGAAACAGGGCGAGCTGCTCGAATAGGTCAAAAATTTACCCTCACCTCTAATATAAAAGGTGGAGGGACAGCTCTTGAGGCAAATTACCTGCTTAATCAGTTTTTTGCACCGACTCAAGTCAAACAAATTAATCAGGACATCTCGACGATCCTAAAGCATGTACCTAAAAACCTTGAAGAGCGACATGGTCAACTGATTGAACTAGGCGTCGATTTAGGAGTTGATCGGTCAGGTCATGTGTGGATTTTAGAAGTTAACTCAAAGCCTGGTAGAGAATCCCTAAAACTTTCTAAAAACCTAAAAGCGTATCAGGCTTCTATTCAGAGCCCTATTAACTATGCCTGTTTTATCGCTTCACAGTCTGGGGGTAACGTTGTTTAA
- a CDS encoding glycoside hydrolase family 73 protein, protein MTQQAFIEALVPHVTKLFAEGSSIFPSIRIAQSALETGWKVPSWNNLGGYKVGNGRPNEFWTGRVVNKGTWEVYDGQRVDIVAAFRAYESIEHFFHDQDLLFELPRYQRVREARSPEAQAEMLYQCGYATDPQYANKLLSIINSHQLKQYDERRQTYMLKKEDADKMIRFLSAGWFTVQGNKEAEKEFNRLANELRKASGQESK, encoded by the coding sequence ATGACACAGCAAGCTTTTATTGAAGCCCTTGTCCCCCATGTGACTAAACTTTTTGCTGAGGGATCCAGTATTTTTCCCTCTATTCGTATTGCTCAATCTGCTTTAGAGACTGGATGGAAGGTTCCGAGTTGGAACAATCTTGGAGGCTATAAGGTAGGAAACGGAAGACCTAATGAGTTTTGGACTGGAAGAGTGGTTAATAAGGGAACCTGGGAGGTGTATGACGGTCAGCGTGTAGATATTGTTGCGGCCTTCAGAGCTTACGAATCTATTGAGCACTTTTTCCATGATCAGGATTTGCTTTTCGAACTCCCACGGTACCAACGAGTAAGGGAAGCCAGAAGTCCTGAAGCACAAGCTGAAATGCTTTATCAGTGCGGATATGCCACAGATCCTCAGTATGCGAACAAGCTACTTTCTATTATCAATAGCCATCAGCTTAAGCAATATGATGAAAGGAGACAGACGTATATGCTCAAAAAAGAGGATGCTGACAAAATGATTAGGTTTTTAAGTGCTGGCTGGTTTACTGTTCAAGGGAATAAAGAAGCGGAAAAAGAATTTAATCGCCTAGCCAATGAGTTAAGAAAGGCAAGTGGACAAGAGTCTAAATAA
- a CDS encoding YheC/YheD family protein, with translation MSSSSKVKVYYHPKQNAWFIKKHQRSKEESTYSWGANHAPIQKLFVPKLPDSQPSFSINTVKSRESRKKGYLVPLIGIMAAKGNNAPFTGNRRNFIDLIGTGKRNGAILYVFTPDQIDWENEQIRGWFYNFSVKGWQEALFPFPNVIYNRISTREQESSSDAQQAISRFQAYGKRLTLFNPHFFNKQDTFQLLKSSRELSSFLPDTQILQTKQDLVQMLRKHQTIYLKPTKGKAGKGILRIIIQPNERNFLFTSQLSNQIISMTVTSVEKLWRLYQKYRISSPYIAQQGIELETIQDQPFDFRVLVQKNKTGQWEVTGVGTRVAGKNRITTHVPQGGRIENSNSVLEALYPNQAPLILANIHQLALAIAKILEANYHVLGEMSMDIGLDKKKRLWFFEANSKPMKFDEPTIRTKSLNNLIDYSKHLTFNHS, from the coding sequence ATGAGTTCTTCAAGCAAAGTGAAAGTTTATTATCATCCAAAACAGAATGCTTGGTTTATCAAAAAGCATCAGAGAAGTAAAGAGGAAAGTACGTACTCCTGGGGGGCGAATCATGCCCCGATTCAAAAGCTTTTCGTTCCGAAACTGCCAGACTCACAGCCTTCTTTTTCTATTAATACAGTTAAAAGTAGAGAATCAAGAAAAAAGGGGTACCTTGTCCCGCTTATTGGAATTATGGCAGCCAAAGGGAATAATGCACCATTTACTGGAAATCGCAGAAATTTCATAGATCTTATTGGAACCGGAAAAAGAAATGGAGCTATTCTTTATGTGTTTACCCCTGATCAAATTGATTGGGAAAATGAACAAATCCGAGGCTGGTTTTACAACTTTTCCGTTAAAGGATGGCAAGAAGCCCTCTTTCCATTTCCAAATGTGATCTACAACCGTATTTCTACTCGTGAACAGGAATCATCTTCAGACGCACAGCAAGCCATATCTAGATTTCAAGCGTATGGTAAAAGACTTACCCTGTTTAACCCACATTTCTTTAATAAGCAGGATACCTTTCAGCTATTAAAATCGTCTAGGGAGCTAAGTAGCTTTCTTCCTGATACTCAGATCTTACAAACAAAACAGGATTTAGTTCAAATGCTTCGCAAGCATCAAACGATTTATTTAAAACCCACTAAGGGTAAAGCAGGAAAAGGCATTTTACGAATCATTATACAGCCCAATGAAAGAAACTTTCTGTTTACCTCACAGCTTTCTAACCAAATCATTTCAATGACCGTAACTAGTGTAGAAAAACTATGGAGACTCTACCAGAAATACAGAATATCCTCTCCATATATTGCTCAACAAGGTATAGAACTTGAGACCATTCAAGATCAGCCCTTTGACTTTAGAGTACTCGTACAGAAAAATAAGACAGGACAATGGGAGGTTACAGGAGTTGGAACAAGGGTAGCCGGAAAAAACAGGATTACAACACATGTTCCTCAGGGGGGAAGAATAGAAAATTCTAATTCTGTGCTTGAAGCTCTTTATCCGAATCAAGCCCCACTGATTTTGGCAAACATCCATCAGTTAGCCTTAGCCATTGCCAAAATCCTAGAAGCTAATTATCATGTTCTCGGTGAGATGTCCATGGATATTGGGTTGGATAAAAAAAAGAGACTTTGGTTCTTTGAAGCTAATTCAAAACCTATGAAATTTGATGAGCCTACGATACGCACTAAATCACTTAATAATCTTATTGATTATTCCAAGCATCTAACATTTAACCATTCATAA
- a CDS encoding gamma-glutamylcyclotransferase family protein, with amino-acid sequence MEKIYYFAYGSCMDQVDFTRTIAEFEVLGSAILKNYRLAFTLYGESRYGGVADVVRSLGDEVQGVLYSFAQEELPHLDQREGVHLGKYERIEVDIHFQGKRVRAYTYQVVDKAQQEIAPSAYYAGLMINGMSKFATEEYKKSFTNRLQQGFGLKL; translated from the coding sequence TTGGAGAAAATCTATTATTTTGCTTATGGTTCATGCATGGATCAAGTGGACTTTACCAGAACAATAGCAGAGTTTGAGGTGCTTGGGTCAGCGATACTAAAGAATTATCGTTTAGCCTTTACACTATACGGTGAGAGTCGCTATGGGGGTGTAGCAGATGTCGTTCGTTCCTTAGGTGATGAGGTTCAGGGAGTATTATATTCTTTTGCTCAGGAGGAATTACCTCACCTTGATCAACGGGAGGGTGTTCATCTTGGGAAGTATGAGCGAATAGAAGTAGACATTCATTTTCAAGGAAAAAGGGTAAGAGCCTACACATATCAAGTTGTCGATAAAGCACAACAGGAAATTGCTCCGTCTGCTTATTATGCAGGTCTAATGATTAATGGAATGAGCAAGTTTGCAACAGAGGAATACAAAAAAAGCTTTACAAATCGACTACAGCAAGGCTTTGGCTTGAAACTATAA
- a CDS encoding GNAT family N-acetyltransferase, with product MNIKNLSPAQFERHRAKLTLFIQKNGDKRITKDAIEWVKRVNPTRLSEEETVVIVASEGNKVIGVLIAANYGIEEGVIVVDRRNRNHSIAKRMVQTVISQLNKIYGRIALDNIPSLKVCLDNGLVAFHLFEGPTGKPTVWVGGGEWTKEDVLN from the coding sequence TTGAATATTAAAAATCTTAGCCCTGCTCAGTTCGAAAGGCATAGAGCAAAGCTTACTCTCTTCATTCAGAAAAACGGAGATAAAAGAATTACAAAGGACGCGATTGAATGGGTCAAGCGTGTTAATCCTACTAGGCTTAGCGAGGAGGAAACAGTAGTCATCGTGGCTAGTGAAGGGAACAAGGTAATCGGTGTTTTGATTGCTGCCAATTATGGCATTGAAGAAGGCGTTATTGTTGTAGATCGGAGAAATCGAAATCATAGTATTGCAAAGCGTATGGTTCAAACGGTTATCTCTCAGCTTAACAAAATATACGGAAGAATTGCCCTAGATAATATTCCTAGTCTTAAGGTATGTTTGGATAATGGATTGGTTGCCTTTCATTTGTTTGAAGGACCTACAGGAAAGCCTACAGTATGGGTTGGAGGAGGAGAATGGACTAAGGAAGATGTTCTAAATTAG
- a CDS encoding carbon-nitrogen family hydrolase → MNIAMIQVSTLLGEPQKNRTLMEPYIQLAIQQGADVLVLPETWNVGFFPKNIHELAKEAEQDDSLAWLQKIAQTYKVNVVGGSIAMKEQDKVYNRCYVFNREGAQVYSYDKIHLFSPGSETNYFEQGKSNQIFELDGIPCAVQICYDLRFPELARGLALQGAKILFTPAQWPHPRSEHWLTLNRARAIENQLYVVAVNGCGEANGVHSCGHSVMYDPFGEVLVLADEEQGVYISPVFEEKVDHVRQQIPVFVDRKPNLYREIESKNITSE, encoded by the coding sequence ATGAACATTGCTATGATACAGGTTTCTACTTTACTCGGTGAGCCTCAAAAGAATAGAACTTTGATGGAACCCTATATTCAGCTAGCTATTCAGCAGGGGGCTGATGTGCTGGTATTACCTGAAACCTGGAATGTAGGCTTTTTCCCAAAAAATATTCACGAGCTTGCCAAGGAGGCCGAGCAGGATGATAGTTTAGCTTGGCTACAGAAAATAGCACAGACCTATAAGGTGAATGTAGTTGGTGGTTCTATTGCGATGAAAGAGCAGGACAAAGTGTACAATAGATGTTATGTATTTAATAGAGAGGGCGCTCAAGTCTATAGCTATGATAAAATTCACTTGTTTTCACCAGGATCAGAAACGAACTATTTTGAACAGGGCAAAAGCAATCAAATTTTTGAGCTAGACGGTATCCCGTGTGCGGTTCAAATCTGCTATGATTTAAGGTTTCCTGAGCTTGCTAGGGGCTTAGCTCTTCAGGGAGCGAAAATCCTATTTACTCCAGCTCAATGGCCACACCCACGTTCAGAGCATTGGTTAACGTTAAATCGTGCCAGAGCAATAGAAAATCAGCTTTACGTTGTGGCTGTAAATGGCTGTGGGGAGGCAAACGGTGTTCATTCCTGTGGTCATTCTGTCATGTATGATCCGTTTGGAGAGGTGCTTGTTTTGGCTGATGAGGAGCAAGGAGTTTATATATCGCCTGTATTTGAGGAAAAGGTTGACCATGTAAGACAGCAAATCCCTGTATTTGTTGATCGAAAACCTAATTTATATAGAGAAATAGAGAGTAAGAATATAACAAGCGAGTAA
- a CDS encoding YheC/YheD family protein: protein MTDSKVIISHTPDSSHGLPMINIPAALIKKLRIPYDYPLQLQFSTGHNQVLCRPLPYKLGHVQVDEKFAKHLGIPDQCQLQISYSPITAKLKLGPVLAILVSKISKSHPPYFKLNPFFEEVILYARNRHILPYVTSIDQLLKGTDKIMGWVFSKGSWTEEVVPYPQIIYNRIGSRKVENSHAYRDLKELLEKKKVHLFNQTFLDKWEVYDKLSEDRAFSPYLPQTKLFGANPLRMMLSQYSTVYVKPIHGSLGNGIYKISKHRDGYITQYSTRNGQIHKQFAHQNQLYSYLSKRVSTKKHIIQEGIPLLQFQERTVDFRALMQKNKLGKWSVTSMVARVGPLNRFVSNIARGGEIVKVNSVLSACGFKEPKIMRQQLIHVAKKTCEGIENSYKDQFGELGVDLGLDKQGRIYLLEINSKPSKTEDTIPSIETKGSKGRPSVHRLLDYTQFLSNQLLK, encoded by the coding sequence ATGACTGATTCAAAAGTAATCATATCACACACACCTGATTCTTCACATGGATTACCAATGATCAACATACCTGCTGCACTCATAAAAAAACTTCGCATTCCATACGATTATCCTCTCCAATTACAGTTCTCAACTGGGCATAACCAAGTGCTTTGTCGACCATTGCCCTACAAGCTGGGACATGTACAAGTGGATGAAAAGTTTGCTAAGCATTTAGGGATTCCGGATCAATGTCAATTACAAATAAGTTACTCACCTATTACTGCCAAGCTAAAACTAGGTCCAGTTTTAGCTATTCTTGTGAGCAAAATATCCAAAAGCCACCCACCTTATTTTAAGCTTAACCCATTTTTTGAAGAAGTCATCCTTTATGCTCGAAATCGTCATATCCTTCCTTACGTAACTTCTATAGATCAGTTGCTTAAAGGCACGGATAAAATAATGGGCTGGGTTTTTTCCAAGGGCAGTTGGACGGAAGAAGTAGTCCCCTATCCGCAAATCATCTACAACCGTATTGGAAGTAGAAAAGTAGAAAACTCTCATGCATATCGTGATCTGAAGGAATTACTAGAAAAGAAAAAAGTGCATTTATTTAATCAAACGTTTTTAGATAAATGGGAGGTTTACGACAAACTGAGTGAAGACCGAGCTTTCTCTCCATACCTTCCACAAACTAAACTTTTTGGAGCTAATCCTTTACGGATGATGCTTAGTCAATACTCGACTGTTTATGTAAAACCAATTCATGGCTCTTTAGGAAATGGCATTTATAAGATAAGTAAACACCGAGATGGGTATATAACCCAATACTCTACACGAAACGGGCAAATTCATAAGCAATTTGCTCATCAAAATCAGCTATATAGCTATTTAAGTAAAAGAGTATCAACCAAAAAGCATATCATCCAGGAGGGCATACCCCTCCTTCAATTTCAGGAGCGTACCGTTGATTTTAGAGCACTCATGCAAAAAAACAAACTTGGTAAATGGAGCGTAACCTCGATGGTTGCACGAGTAGGCCCACTTAATCGCTTTGTTTCAAATATAGCAAGAGGCGGAGAAATTGTTAAGGTTAATTCAGTATTGTCGGCATGTGGGTTTAAAGAGCCCAAAATAATGAGACAGCAGCTTATTCACGTAGCTAAGAAAACTTGTGAGGGCATTGAGAATTCATACAAGGATCAGTTTGGCGAGTTGGGTGTGGACCTTGGTTTAGATAAACAAGGTCGTATCTATTTATTAGAAATCAACTCAAAGCCTTCAAAAACAGAGGATACAATTCCTTCCATAGAGACAAAGGGATCAAAAGGCCGCCCCTCTGTGCACCGCCTGCTGGATTATACCCAATTTTTGTCCAATCAATTATTAAAATGA
- a CDS encoding YheC/YheD family protein has product MSALYTVSIKAHKASKNRIFLGPEFSSHYKRGEIITVHYGLEQVQAIVTPIKNSEHVIFSKDVWDRLSLPFPHKLHVKTDHEKISLGPLVGIMTTNFTPSSKAPLGPRTDFFKEYIVCQKYVPSSYFLFSPLDVSTVSNRVSGYFLIQNKGKKIWKKYSVPFPNVVYNRVFRRGEKMSVVKHGRAILENAGAKVFNPFTFNKWNIHELISTNPAVQEYLPESILDPSLQDLKRLLRKHKMIYLKPAEGYMGLGIIQINKNPEKGISCRFNRHGKNHLKPYPSMKLFIKQFFKGRSLKKYIAQQGISLLQNAGRNIDFRVHVNKDEHGQWNMTGIAGKISGKGSVTTHIRTGGHVLSFDSIMEKFFSKETQNKIYQELKQAVLTLAQVIEDSLPGYVGEIGFDIGLDATGHPWMFEANSQPGRHVFALPELKEWDVITRRNILDYSLFLSGFTKKEVHAS; this is encoded by the coding sequence ATGAGTGCCTTGTATACCGTATCAATTAAAGCGCATAAAGCTTCAAAAAATAGAATTTTCTTAGGTCCCGAGTTCTCTTCACATTACAAAAGAGGAGAAATTATAACGGTTCATTATGGTTTAGAGCAGGTACAGGCAATCGTTACTCCGATCAAGAATTCTGAGCATGTAATTTTCTCTAAGGATGTATGGGATAGACTTTCCCTTCCCTTCCCACACAAGTTACATGTAAAAACGGATCACGAAAAAATTAGCCTAGGGCCATTAGTAGGCATCATGACGACAAATTTCACCCCGAGTTCGAAGGCACCACTTGGCCCACGCACCGATTTTTTTAAGGAGTATATCGTATGTCAGAAATATGTCCCATCTTCCTATTTTCTCTTTTCTCCGTTAGACGTTTCGACAGTATCTAATCGAGTAAGCGGATACTTTCTAATCCAAAATAAGGGAAAGAAAATCTGGAAGAAATACAGCGTTCCTTTTCCTAATGTTGTCTATAATAGAGTTTTTAGGCGTGGGGAAAAAATGAGTGTCGTCAAGCATGGGCGCGCCATTCTTGAGAATGCTGGAGCCAAAGTCTTTAACCCTTTTACGTTTAATAAATGGAATATCCATGAGCTCATCTCTACGAACCCAGCTGTACAAGAGTATTTGCCTGAAAGCATTTTAGATCCAAGTCTACAGGATTTAAAAAGACTTTTGCGTAAGCATAAAATGATCTATCTTAAGCCTGCTGAAGGCTATATGGGCTTAGGGATCATCCAAATCAACAAGAATCCAGAAAAAGGTATTTCATGTCGCTTTAATCGTCATGGAAAAAACCATCTCAAGCCTTATCCTTCCATGAAATTATTTATCAAGCAATTCTTTAAAGGGCGATCTTTAAAAAAATATATCGCTCAGCAGGGTATCTCCCTACTTCAGAATGCAGGGAGAAATATTGATTTCCGGGTTCACGTTAACAAGGATGAACATGGTCAATGGAACATGACTGGTATAGCAGGAAAAATATCTGGAAAAGGCAGTGTGACGACACATATTCGAACAGGTGGCCATGTGCTAAGCTTTGATTCCATTATGGAAAAGTTTTTCTCAAAAGAGACCCAGAACAAAATTTATCAGGAGCTGAAGCAAGCCGTCCTCACTCTAGCACAAGTGATCGAGGATAGTCTGCCAGGCTATGTCGGAGAGATAGGCTTTGATATCGGTTTGGATGCTACTGGACATCCTTGGATGTTTGAGGCCAATTCACAGCCCGGAAGACATGTGTTTGCCTTGCCCGAACTAAAAGAATGGGATGTCATTACAAGACGCAATATTTTAGATTATTCCTTGTTTTTATCCGGCTTTACTAAGAAGGAAGTGCATGCTTCATGA
- a CDS encoding DUF445 domain-containing protein: protein MWWISFVWIISIIAGAFIGGITNVVAISMLFRPYKAKFFFSWKLPFTPGLIPRRHKDIAYQLGQIIEQHLVTKESLEEYLQTPEVQHQLRQWLDDTFQDYLQRIRLVKVGEITSKLGLETEQMAEHAANEILKRGNRLVTSIEGERLIYQFMQNALQKQSGFRKVIDALLPKERIVHKIQEVISEGLASYTTKHWVREYIYTEMRKLELMELGELLTIQTENKIQEQIPKLLEQIVNTLNQQIVQLVGRLKLAKIVENQVLSFPLPRLEELIKSVAHRELKMITWFGALLGGILGGIQALIFTILQFVS, encoded by the coding sequence ATGTGGTGGATTAGCTTTGTTTGGATAATTAGTATCATAGCAGGAGCTTTTATTGGAGGGATAACGAATGTGGTCGCCATTAGCATGCTTTTTCGTCCATATAAGGCCAAATTTTTCTTTAGCTGGAAGCTTCCTTTTACCCCAGGACTTATTCCGAGGAGACACAAGGATATTGCCTATCAGCTTGGGCAAATCATTGAGCAGCATTTAGTTACAAAAGAATCTCTCGAAGAGTATCTACAGACACCAGAAGTTCAGCACCAGCTTCGGCAATGGCTAGATGATACTTTTCAAGACTATCTACAGCGTATAAGGTTAGTTAAAGTAGGAGAAATAACGAGCAAACTTGGATTGGAAACTGAACAAATGGCGGAGCATGCAGCAAATGAAATTTTGAAGAGAGGCAATCGGCTTGTTACTTCCATAGAAGGTGAGCGTTTAATTTATCAATTTATGCAGAACGCTTTACAAAAGCAAAGTGGTTTTCGAAAAGTGATAGACGCTTTACTTCCCAAGGAACGAATTGTGCACAAAATTCAAGAGGTTATAAGTGAAGGCTTAGCAAGCTATACAACTAAACATTGGGTTAGGGAATATATATATACTGAGATGAGAAAGCTTGAGCTGATGGAACTAGGAGAGTTATTAACGATACAGACTGAAAATAAAATCCAGGAACAAATTCCAAAACTTCTAGAGCAAATTGTGAATACATTAAATCAACAAATTGTGCAGCTTGTGGGTAGGCTTAAGCTAGCTAAAATCGTTGAAAATCAGGTTCTATCCTTCCCGTTGCCTAGGCTTGAGGAATTAATTAAATCGGTAGCTCATCGTGAATTAAAAATGATTACCTGGTTTGGTGCTTTGCTTGGAGGTATACTTGGTGGAATTCAAGCGCTAATTTTTACCATTCTTCAATTTGTTTCATAA